One genomic region from Streptomyces sp. NBC_00457 encodes:
- the modA gene encoding molybdate ABC transporter substrate-binding protein, with the protein MTRSARRTRRTPQAAGAAAALLLALTACSSSSGSAADSDPSSSGSPKLSGTVTVFAAASLEESFTTLGKEFEKDHPGTKVTFSFGGSDSLAASITGGAPADVFAAASAKTMAIVTDAKAADGTPSTFVRNQLEIATLPGNPDRIASLKDLTKSGLKVVLCDKTVPCGAAAEKALQASDLKLTPVSYEQDVKSALTKVELKEADAAVVYKTDVKAAGDKVEGVDFPESAEAINDYPITLLKDAPNSEAAKAFMELVKSPTGQQVLTGAGFLKP; encoded by the coding sequence ATGACCCGTTCCGCGCGCCGGACCCGCCGGACCCCGCAGGCGGCCGGCGCAGCTGCCGCCCTGCTGCTGGCCCTGACAGCCTGCTCCTCCTCGTCCGGCTCCGCGGCGGATTCCGACCCCTCGTCATCGGGGTCGCCGAAGCTGTCCGGCACCGTCACCGTCTTCGCAGCCGCCTCCCTCGAGGAGAGCTTCACGACCCTGGGCAAGGAGTTCGAGAAGGACCACCCGGGCACGAAGGTCACCTTCAGCTTCGGCGGCAGCGACAGCCTCGCCGCCAGCATCACGGGCGGCGCCCCGGCCGACGTCTTCGCCGCGGCCAGCGCCAAGACGATGGCGATCGTGACGGACGCCAAGGCCGCGGACGGCACCCCGTCCACCTTCGTCCGCAACCAGCTGGAGATCGCCACCCTGCCCGGCAACCCCGACAGGATCGCCTCCCTCAAGGACCTCACCAAGTCCGGCCTGAAGGTGGTCCTGTGCGACAAGACGGTGCCGTGCGGCGCCGCCGCGGAGAAGGCCCTGCAGGCCAGCGACCTGAAGCTCACCCCGGTCTCGTACGAGCAGGACGTGAAGAGCGCCCTCACGAAGGTCGAGCTGAAGGAGGCGGACGCCGCTGTCGTCTACAAGACGGATGTGAAGGCCGCGGGTGACAAGGTGGAGGGCGTGGACTTCCCCGAGTCGGCCGAGGCCATCAACGACTACCCGATCACCCTCCTCAAGGACGCCCCCAACTCCGAGGCGGCGAAGGCGTTCATGGAACTGGTGAAGTCACCCACGGGCCAGCAGGTCCTGACCGGGGCGGGGTTCCTCAAGCCGTGA
- a CDS encoding TOBE domain-containing protein: MQSYTIGQAARLLGVSPDTARRWADAGRMATHRDDSGRRLIDGRDLAAFSVELAKTGTGDEETPYTSVRNAFPGIVTAIKLGDVAAQVEIQAGPHRLVSLLTREAVEDLGLEVGMEATARVKSTNVHIDRA; this comes from the coding sequence ATGCAGTCCTACACGATCGGCCAGGCGGCTCGGCTGCTCGGCGTGAGCCCGGACACCGCACGCCGCTGGGCGGACGCGGGCCGGATGGCGACCCATCGCGACGACAGCGGGCGACGGCTCATCGACGGACGGGACCTGGCCGCGTTCTCGGTCGAACTCGCGAAGACGGGAACCGGCGACGAGGAGACCCCGTACACCTCGGTCCGCAACGCCTTCCCCGGCATCGTCACCGCGATCAAACTCGGCGACGTCGCCGCCCAGGTGGAGATCCAGGCCGGCCCGCACCGACTCGTCTCCCTGCTCACCCGCGAGGCCGTCGAGGACCTGGGCCTGGAGGTCGGCATGGAGGCCACGGCCCGCGTGAAGTCGACGAACGTGCACATCGACCGCGCTTGA
- a CDS encoding amino acid transporter, with product MATTEQPPSRLRAWMLEGLSDMGKAGAQHTPHAEPKPEEGQHWFRVMCLTGVDYFSTLGYQPGIAALAAGLLSPIATIILVIVTLAGALPVYRRVAEESPHGQGSISMLERLLTFWKGKLFVLTLLGFAATDFLITITLSAADASTHLVENPHLHSALHDQQMLITLVLVALLGAVFLKGFLEAIGVAVALVGLYLALNVVVVLVGLWHIITEGHVVTDWSSALTAEHGNVFVMIGMALIVFPKLALGLSGFETGVAVMPHVKGDAGDTEEDPQGRIRGTKKLLTAAALIMSCFLICTSFITTLLIPEKEFEDGGQANGRALAFLAHDYLGGAFGTVYDVSTIAILWFAGASAMAGLLNLMPRYLPRYGMAPHWARAVRPMVIVFTLVGFLVTWIFDADVDAQGGAYATGVLVLISSAAIAVTIAARKAGQRNWTIAFAVISAVFLYTTVVNVIERPDGVKIGACFIAGIIVLSLASRLARAFELRVTSVTMDSMAERFVRDIASRKIRFIANEPDARDVAEYRDKIEQIRQDNDVPEQEDFVFVEVTVTDPSEFESGLTVRGEVMHNRYRVLSLESSSVSNALAALLLHVRDTTNCIPHIYFEWTEGNPFANFLRFFLFGQGEVAPVTREVLREAEPDRARRPRVHTG from the coding sequence ATGGCCACCACGGAACAGCCGCCCAGTCGTCTGCGGGCCTGGATGCTGGAGGGCCTGTCCGACATGGGCAAGGCCGGCGCCCAGCACACTCCGCACGCCGAGCCGAAGCCGGAAGAGGGCCAGCACTGGTTCCGAGTGATGTGCCTGACGGGCGTCGACTACTTCTCGACCCTCGGCTACCAGCCGGGCATCGCGGCCCTCGCGGCCGGCCTGCTCTCACCCATCGCGACCATCATCCTCGTGATCGTCACCCTGGCGGGCGCGCTGCCGGTCTATCGCAGGGTGGCGGAGGAGAGCCCGCACGGGCAGGGCTCGATCTCGATGCTGGAGCGGCTGCTCACCTTCTGGAAGGGCAAACTCTTCGTCCTGACCCTGCTCGGCTTCGCCGCCACCGACTTCCTCATCACCATCACGCTCTCCGCCGCGGACGCCTCCACCCACCTGGTCGAGAACCCCCATCTGCACAGCGCCCTGCACGACCAGCAGATGCTGATCACCCTCGTACTCGTCGCCCTGCTCGGCGCGGTGTTCCTCAAGGGCTTCCTGGAGGCGATCGGCGTCGCCGTCGCTCTGGTCGGGCTCTACCTCGCACTGAACGTCGTCGTCGTGCTCGTCGGCCTGTGGCACATCATCACCGAAGGACACGTCGTCACCGACTGGTCGAGCGCCCTGACGGCCGAGCACGGCAACGTGTTCGTCATGATCGGCATGGCCCTGATCGTCTTCCCGAAGCTCGCCCTCGGTCTGTCCGGCTTCGAGACCGGCGTCGCCGTGATGCCGCACGTCAAGGGCGACGCGGGGGACACCGAGGAGGACCCGCAGGGCCGGATCCGGGGCACCAAGAAGCTGCTCACCGCGGCCGCCCTGATCATGAGCTGCTTCCTGATCTGCACCAGCTTCATCACCACGCTGCTGATCCCCGAGAAGGAGTTCGAGGACGGCGGCCAGGCCAACGGCCGCGCCCTCGCGTTCCTCGCGCACGACTACCTCGGCGGCGCCTTCGGCACGGTCTACGACGTCTCGACCATCGCCATCCTCTGGTTCGCCGGCGCCTCCGCCATGGCCGGCCTGCTCAACCTGATGCCCCGCTATCTGCCCCGCTACGGCATGGCTCCGCACTGGGCCCGCGCGGTGCGCCCGATGGTCATCGTCTTCACGCTGGTCGGCTTCCTGGTGACCTGGATCTTCGACGCCGATGTCGACGCGCAGGGCGGTGCCTACGCCACCGGTGTGCTGGTGCTGATCAGCTCCGCCGCGATCGCCGTGACGATCGCGGCGCGCAAGGCCGGACAGCGGAACTGGACCATCGCCTTCGCGGTGATCTCGGCGGTGTTCCTCTACACGACGGTCGTCAACGTCATCGAGCGCCCGGACGGCGTGAAGATCGGTGCCTGCTTCATCGCGGGCATCATCGTCCTCTCCCTGGCCTCCCGGCTGGCCCGCGCCTTCGAGCTGCGCGTGACCAGCGTGACGATGGACAGCATGGCGGAACGATTCGTCCGGGACATCGCCAGCCGCAAGATCCGGTTCATCGCCAACGAGCCCGATGCCCGCGACGTCGCCGAGTACCGGGACAAGATCGAGCAGATCCGGCAGGACAACGACGTCCCCGAGCAGGAGGACTTCGTCTTCGTCGAGGTCACGGTCACCGACCCGTCCGAGTTCGAGTCCGGCCTGACGGTGCGCGGCGAGGTCATGCACAACCGCTATCGCGTCCTGTCCCTGGAGTCCTCGTCCGTCTCCAACGCCCTGGCCGCGCTGCTCCTCCATGTCCGTGACACCACGAACTGCATCCCGCACATCTACTTCGAGTGGACCGAGGGCAACCCCTTCGCCAACTTCCTCCGCTTCTTCCTCTTCGGCCAGGGCGAGGTCGCCCCGGTCACCCGCGAGGTCCTGCGCGAGGCAGAACCGGACCGCGCCCGCCGGCCGCGCGTGCACACGGGCTGA
- the kdpF gene encoding K(+)-transporting ATPase subunit F codes for MTAENVVGLVVAVALLGYLVLALIFPERF; via the coding sequence GTGACCGCCGAGAACGTCGTCGGCCTGGTCGTGGCCGTCGCCCTGCTGGGCTATCTCGTCCTCGCCCTGATCTTTCCGGAGAGGTTCTGA